The stretch of DNA GGCAGACTTGCTTGCCTTAACTCACTAGCGCTGAGCCGACTGCGCTGCGCTTATTCAAGAACAACATCGGACAAGCGAGGCGCAGATTTTTCTCTCTCCAGAATGCTGGCAAGTTTTTGATCGATAGAGTCCAGATTAAACTCAAAACAAGCAAACACTAATACTGTGGTCAGGATATTTTGAGCCAGGCAGCTCTCAGTTATTTCAGGCAGGTAAATGCGGCATTTGATTTTGTTGCCTTTCCTAACGATTAGGAAGTGGTCCTCAAGATAAGCGGACAGTCCATTTTGTTGGCAGTGTTCGTTGATTCTTAAATTATCGGCATTTAGACTGAATAATGCCACTGGGCAATCAGGAATTGTTCGCATGGAATAAACCAGATCATTGTCTGCATTTAAAATGCAGTAGCCCTTAGAGTGGACGCTGCGGAGTATGGCTTCTTTGGCTCGTGCAAAAGCTGAGCTTTCTTCTGCAACATTCATTACGATGCCGATATCACAGTGATCAAAAGCCAGACCGAAATCATAGATGCTTTCGGCATCGCATTCAAAAACCGCAAAGTTTACGGCCGGATCCCTTAATACTGCTCTCGCCTGATTAAATGGCTTGTCATTGGTGAGGGTAATTGGCTGTCCAGCGATACAGGCTCCGTTAACAGATGTAAATCCACTTGAAAAATCGTATTTATCCGCCATTGATGCGATTAATTGGGCCAGTCCCGGTTGCCCCTTGACACCGGTTAAAGCAACAATGGGAATGCGTGAAGATTGATGAGGCGGATAGAGCATATCAATAACAGATGCTGCAATATGTTTTACAAAAGGATACTGATCAATGCGAGGAGCGGCGTTCACTTGAAAGATTGCTTTGCTGGTTTCATTAAGTGGTAAACGAATATCTTCACTCACTATAACTACTTCACATAAGTGGAGATGCATTAGTCTCGCAACACGTTCCGCAAGGAAGACAAAGGAGGTATGGGTCTGGGCCGTAACCTCCATCGAGGTCATTTCATTATCGTCTTTGCTATCGGTGATTGGCTGATTCTGTTTGATCACCGCGGCTAGTTTGAAATTAATGACTAAAAAGATAAAGTTGTGACCCTTGACGCTCGAGCTTTGAATAACTGGTATACCCTGAGAAGCCAGAATTTTTTTTGCTGCTGTCTCATCATAAGCATTATCAACACCGATACTGCTATTCTGAGAGCCCAGGGTTGCGCAAAGAAGCCTTTGATTGCATCCTTGTCCAAGCCGATAGAAAGGTTCATTATCAAGCCGATAATAAGGAATATTTCTTTTCTCTGCTTCTTTTAAAATAGAAAGAATACCTGGGGCTGGACTGGCAAGTAGTCGGATTTGTTTCAGATAGGACAGATCGTTTTCCAGACATAGATACGGCTTGCAGAGCGCCAGACACTCGACGATAGAGACTGCAGTTTTAGCCGCGTATAAACCTGCTTCCTCTAATTCATAACTGAAAATAATCTGGTACACGCCCCTGCTGGCAATATATTGCGTTCTGCCGAAACTGCAGGTCATGCCGGCCAGAGATTGTAATTCAAGAGCGACTTGCTCAATGACGCTGCTTAAGGGGATACCTCTTCGCAGTCTTTGCAAAAATCCCCCCTCGCAACTATCCGAAGAGGGATTTTCTGCCAGAGAAGGGAATAATCTTTCCAAGGCGTCAGTAAACCCCTGAAGTGAGTTACTTGGACGCGTCTCGTAGTTTAACAAGTCCAGTTCGAGGACTATTAAACGGGTATGTGTAGTTGACCAGTAATTTGGCCCCTGTAAAGCATTTAGTTTCAAAATTTCCATTTTAACTAGAGCTCTCCTTGTCTCTAACAAATGTTTAATTTCTCATCGCATTTTCAAATTCAGGCCGGGTTAATAATTTCTACTTCGCATGCTTTCAATCCCTTATCTTCCTTACAAGGAGAAAAACTCACTTCAGCTCCTTCAGTCAATGTTCTGAATCCTGTCGCTTGAATATTACGAAAATGCACAAAATAGTCTTGCCCCTCAGCATGGATAAATCCAAAACCTTTTTTGGGATCAAACCATTTTACCTTACCTGTTAATCGTTCAGTCATTCTATTTCCTCAATGCCTTGAATTCTAAAGAAGAACTGAAACGATAACCTGTTCTTATCAATCAAAAAATACAGGTTTTTATCTTTGCGCTAATGGTTAACCACTATGTATAATCAAACGAGCGGTATCATGACTTTGAAAATAGAGCCTTTATTCTCTCCCTTACTTTCAGCGTCCATAAAGCCGCTGTGTAATTTGACCAGATAGGCAGAAAATGCAAGGCCGATTCCCATTCCCTCTTTAGCCTTTATGCCATTGTCCTCATTGAATAGTCGAAGAATTCTTGTTAATTGTTCTTTTTTCATACCCACGCCATGATCCTCGAACACGATCTGGGCATAACTCTTTTTATTTAAAACCAAATGCTCTGTTTTGATCAATAACTCTCCGCTTTCAAAACTGAATTTAATTGCATTGGCCAGCAAATTACAAAAAACCTGTTTAATCTGAAACGAGTCCGCGCGGATTATGAGCGGGTGCGGCGTCAGACATTTCTTAACTTGCAGGTTTCTGTTTTGTACCAGCGAAATTACTGATTGCAGGGATTTGTTAAGAATGGAATTGACATCAGTGAACTCAAATTCCATGGGTGTTTTATTTAAAAGCACTTCGGAAATATGAATAAGATTATCAATAATCTTATTTTGTCTAAGTGCACTTTCTTCAATAAAATTTAAACCGGTTTTTAACTTATCCGGAGGAGATGAGGTTGTTTTAAGTAATTGGGCCCAAGTCAAAATTGAAGTTAGCGGTGAGCGAAGATCATGAGAAAGAGCGGCTAAAAAAAGCTTTTTGGCATAACCTTCCTCGGTTGCCGTGGTTTTATAAAGACTGGAGAGACTTTCAATTTCACGTTGCTGTAATAAATTGCCGGTATGATAAGCAATTAACTCAAGACAGGAGATGCTCATATCATTCGGTTTCTGAGTATGCGGCCAATAAATTAAAAGATTGCCCAAGGCGGTTTTTGCTGAGCTTAACAAAGGAATGAGTATAAGGCGGTTTGCAATACCCTCTGTGAGCAGGGGATTATCAATATAGAAACTATTCTGGATTCTTTCAGCTTTTTGACTTAAGCGCAAAATGGAAGCGGGATTAACGCTCAGGTTTTCACCCACTTCTACAAGCACCTGATGAGTATCCGCATCCTGCAGGCTCAATTGGACATAAGACACTTTGAACAGCTGGATAATAAGTGCCAGATGCTCCTGGAGAAGAGAGTAGAGGTTTTTGTTACTTGTGCTTTGCACAGACAACTGATGTAAGCAACGCATCATTTGCTCAGCATCAGGAATGGAATTAGTTTTTTCAGCGTTACCCATGACCATAACTTTCAATATTAAATCACCTTGATAATGGCTCAAACGAAATATCTTTTATACGCGAGCCCGCGCTAAAAATGAATTGTCAAGCGATATTAATCTCTTTAAGATACGCAATAATTGATGATTCAGGAAGTCAAATCAATGCATAAATCGAATTTTTGCGTCTATCTGGTAGAAGATGATCTTTCCATCAGCAGAGCGCTTATGGCCTTGTTTGAATCGGTGCAAATTGAGGTGGTTTGTTACAATGATCCCTATCTTTTTCTGGAAGCTTTTCAAAGAGGCGAGATTCAGAATGGCTGTATCATTCTGGATGTACGGCTTCCAAACATGGGGGGATTGGAGTTACAGGAGAGTTTGACGCAAAGCAAAAATTTACTGCCTGTTATTTTTATTACTGCGCATGGTGATATTGAAATGGCTGTAAGAGCCATGAAAATTGGCGCGTTCGATTTCATCCCCAAGCCATTTAACAACCAGCAACTGCTGGCTGCTGTGCAGAAGTCATTTGCTGCTATTCCCTTGTGTAATACGGTCACCCGATTTAAAGACGATATGATGAAATTAACGCCTCGGGAAAAAGAAGTTTTGGAATATGTTATTAATGGCAAAATGAACAAAGAGATCGGCTACACCCTCAATATTGCGCTTTCCACAGTAGAAATTCATCGGGCGAATATCATGAGGAAACTGGGAATGAAGAATCTTGCGGAGCTAATTAATTATTACTTAATGACCCGTCAGGTCAATAATAATTATCTGGCAGGTTCTTATAATGCGGTAAGCAGCTAGGCAGAGACGCCATGATTAAATATGAAATCAGCGTGGAAATCCATCCGGATATATTCGATAAATACATGGTATGGCTCAACACGCATGTCGGTAAATTACTTGATATTGAAGGTTTTCTAAAAGCCGAAGTATTGACCTGCATCGAAACAGAAGCGGTTACATGGAAAAAAATCAAGGTCGACTATTATGTGAAAAACTATCTGGCCTATCAGTCCTATCTGGAAAATCAGGCAGCAGCAATGCGCAGTGAAGTACCTGATGATTTTAAAGGACTTTATAGTGTAGAGCGGAAAATTTATGAAATTAGTGAGGTAATTAATCATTAATTGAAGTATTCCGGTCCTTATGCGTTCCACCTTCCTACGTGCCTCGGCTTGTCCGAGGCATCCAGCTTGAAGCGTGTATACAGGCATTTCTGGATACCGCGAACAAGTCGCGGTACGTAGGGTAGAAGGGCCGGAGAATGTTTCCTGAGCTCTGTTGATCCTGAAGAGAAAGCTATTTCGTATCGATAGATAGCTACAGGTATCAGACATTAAATCTAAAATGCATCACATCGCCATCGCGAACAATATAGTCTTTGCCTTCCAACCGCAGTTTACCGGCTTCCTTCGCACCTTGCTCGCCACGATTCTGAATAAAATCTTCATAAGCAATCACTTCCGCGCGAATAAAGCCTTTTTCAAAATCGGTGTGAATAACGCCGGCTGCCTGTGGTGCTGTCGCTCCTTTCGCCACTGTCCAGGCACGGACTTCTTTAACGCCAGCAGTGAAATAGGTTTGCAAGCCCAGTAAGTCATAGCCTGCACGAATTACCCGATTCAAGCCAGGCTCGGAAATACCGAGTTCATTCATGTATTCAAGACGCTCTTCATCATCCAAATCAATCAGATCTGATTCGGTTGATGCACATAGAGCAACCACTTTGGCATTTTCGCTGGCGGCCAGCTCTTTGACCTTATCAAGATAAGGATTATTTTCCTGACCTTCATCGCTTACATTGGCAATATAGAGCACCGGCTTGGCTGTTAACAGGAAGAGCCGTTTGATAATTTGCTCTTCTTCATTGGTTAATGCCAGGGTTCTTACCGGGGTTCCCTCATCGAGATGGGTTTTAATTTTCTCAAGAGTCTGTTTTTCAAAAAGCGCTTCCTTATTGCCGCTCCTGCTGTTTTTTGCGGATTTCATGATGGCTTTATCGACGGTTTCCATATCGGCAAGCGCCAGCTCCGTATTAATGATTTCAATGTCAGACAGCGGATCTACACGCCCGTCAACATGAATTACATCGGAATTATCAAAACAGCGGACCACATGGGCAATTGCGTCTGTCTCACGAATATTGGCC from Legionella quinlivanii encodes:
- the ychF gene encoding redox-regulated ATPase YchF, coding for MGFKCGIVGLPNVGKSTLFNALTKAGIEAANYPFCTIEPNVGIVTVPDPRLDALSAIVKPQQTLPTTMQFVDIAGLVKGAAKGEGLGNQFLANIRETDAIAHVVRCFDNSDVIHVDGRVDPLSDIEIINTELALADMETVDKAIMKSAKNSRSGNKEALFEKQTLEKIKTHLDEGTPVRTLALTNEEEQIIKRLFLLTAKPVLYIANVSDEGQENNPYLDKVKELAASENAKVVALCASTESDLIDLDDEERLEYMNELGISEPGLNRVIRAGYDLLGLQTYFTAGVKEVRAWTVAKGATAPQAAGVIHTDFEKGFIRAEVIAYEDFIQNRGEQGAKEAGKLRLEGKDYIVRDGDVMHFRFNV
- a CDS encoding DUF4286 family protein — protein: MIKYEISVEIHPDIFDKYMVWLNTHVGKLLDIEGFLKAEVLTCIETEAVTWKKIKVDYYVKNYLAYQSYLENQAAAMRSEVPDDFKGLYSVERKIYEISEVINH
- a CDS encoding response regulator transcription factor: MHKSNFCVYLVEDDLSISRALMALFESVQIEVVCYNDPYLFLEAFQRGEIQNGCIILDVRLPNMGGLELQESLTQSKNLLPVIFITAHGDIEMAVRAMKIGAFDFIPKPFNNQQLLAAVQKSFAAIPLCNTVTRFKDDMMKLTPREKEVLEYVINGKMNKEIGYTLNIALSTVEIHRANIMRKLGMKNLAELINYYLMTRQVNNNYLAGSYNAVSS
- a CDS encoding cyanophycin synthetase family protein codes for the protein MEILKLNALQGPNYWSTTHTRLIVLELDLLNYETRPSNSLQGFTDALERLFPSLAENPSSDSCEGGFLQRLRRGIPLSSVIEQVALELQSLAGMTCSFGRTQYIASRGVYQIIFSYELEEAGLYAAKTAVSIVECLALCKPYLCLENDLSYLKQIRLLASPAPGILSILKEAEKRNIPYYRLDNEPFYRLGQGCNQRLLCATLGSQNSSIGVDNAYDETAAKKILASQGIPVIQSSSVKGHNFIFLVINFKLAAVIKQNQPITDSKDDNEMTSMEVTAQTHTSFVFLAERVARLMHLHLCEVVIVSEDIRLPLNETSKAIFQVNAAPRIDQYPFVKHIAASVIDMLYPPHQSSRIPIVALTGVKGQPGLAQLIASMADKYDFSSGFTSVNGACIAGQPITLTNDKPFNQARAVLRDPAVNFAVFECDAESIYDFGLAFDHCDIGIVMNVAEESSAFARAKEAILRSVHSKGYCILNADNDLVYSMRTIPDCPVALFSLNADNLRINEHCQQNGLSAYLEDHFLIVRKGNKIKCRIYLPEITESCLAQNILTTVLVFACFEFNLDSIDQKLASILEREKSAPRLSDVVLE
- a CDS encoding cold-shock protein, translated to MTERLTGKVKWFDPKKGFGFIHAEGQDYFVHFRNIQATGFRTLTEGAEVSFSPCKEDKGLKACEVEIINPA
- a CDS encoding sensor histidine kinase, whose product is MVMGNAEKTNSIPDAEQMMRCLHQLSVQSTSNKNLYSLLQEHLALIIQLFKVSYVQLSLQDADTHQVLVEVGENLSVNPASILRLSQKAERIQNSFYIDNPLLTEGIANRLILIPLLSSAKTALGNLLIYWPHTQKPNDMSISCLELIAYHTGNLLQQREIESLSSLYKTTATEEGYAKKLFLAALSHDLRSPLTSILTWAQLLKTTSSPPDKLKTGLNFIEESALRQNKIIDNLIHISEVLLNKTPMEFEFTDVNSILNKSLQSVISLVQNRNLQVKKCLTPHPLIIRADSFQIKQVFCNLLANAIKFSFESGELLIKTEHLVLNKKSYAQIVFEDHGVGMKKEQLTRILRLFNEDNGIKAKEGMGIGLAFSAYLVKLHSGFMDAESKGENKGSIFKVMIPLV